Proteins encoded together in one Lathyrus oleraceus cultivar Zhongwan6 chromosome 5, CAAS_Psat_ZW6_1.0, whole genome shotgun sequence window:
- the LOC127088077 gene encoding F-box protein GID2, which yields MKRSLSISSPTTEDRKMKKVKETEIDDKNRGLASFDENMLFEVLKHVDAKTLAMAGCVNKQWHKTAQDERLWELICTKQWANTGCGEQQLRSVVLALGGFRRLHSLYLLPLSKPQTSSSSTSTSSCSSSSSWGPIPQVIRSKPLPRLGKDEVHLSLSLLSIRYYEKMNFNNRNL from the coding sequence ATGAAGCGTTCACTTTCAATTTCATCACCAACGACCGAGGACAGAAAGATGAAAAAGGTGAAGGAGACAGAAATTGATGACAAGAATCGTGGGTTAGCGAGTTTCGATGAGAACATGTTGTTTGAGGTTTTGAAACACGTCGACGCTAAAACGTTAGCCATGGCTGGTTGTGTGAACAAACAATGGCACAAAACAGCACAAGACGAGAGACTTTGGGAGCTGATCTGCACGAAACAGTGGGCGAACACCGGTTGCGGGGAACAACAGTTACGATCTGTGGTTCTTGCTCTCGGTGGGTTTCGTCGTCTTCATTCTCTTTATCTTTTACCTCTTTCTAAGCCTCAAACGTCATCATCGTCAACATCAACTTCATCGTGTTCTTCGTCCTCGTCTTGGGGTCCAATACCGCAGGTGATTCGGTCGAAACCGTTACCTCGTTTAGGGAAAGACGAGGTTCatctttctctttctcttctctCTATTCGTTATTACGAGAAGATGAATTTCAATAACAGAAACCTATGA